DNA sequence from the Sceloporus undulatus isolate JIND9_A2432 ecotype Alabama chromosome 4, SceUnd_v1.1, whole genome shotgun sequence genome:
GGGGCTGGGTAGTCCCATACTCGCCAGACCTCTTGGGGGGTGGATGGGCAGTCTGGGCTGACTAGGCAGCCAGACTTTCCTGCCGGTGGCTCAAGGAGAGTTTCTAGCTGTAATCCTGTCCTTTTTACCCTCCTCTTCTTATAAGGGAGGCTTCCCCAACCATAGGAGTTTTGGAGCCTTCAGCTGGGCCTCACTGAAGAACCCAAATGTGACCCCAAGTATCACGAGGGGGAGCCCACACAGTCTTCTGGGCTCTGGCTAACTGGGAGGCACGTGCCCCACCCTATTAGTGTTTATTGTgggtttcaggggaaggcagccAGGGAGGCTGCTCTCTCAAACCCCAGGTAGCAGTTGTTGCCTCTTCTGCTGGCCTTGGGTGCAAGTTCTGCTCTCCCAGGCCAGGCAAAGGAATAATACCACTGTAGCTGGCATATCTGGCCACCATCCAGGTTGGGAAGGAGTAAGAGAGGGGATGTTTTCAGAAGGTGCCCACTgggaggggaaggcaggggcctggGGGAGTGGGGAGGGGCGTGGGCGGTCTGTGTGTCAGGCAAGGAGGAGAAGTAGCTCAGAACTGGATCTCTTGCTGTCCTGGGGTGGGGGTGAACGGGTGGGCGAGGGACCCCTTTCCCCCACTTGCAGGCGTGAGATGGCCAGGGTGGGCTTGGATGCGGTTGCTGAGAGGTGCTGGCCCTTCCCAGAAGAGTTTACTCTTGCTGCTCTGGAGCCCCCGctgctcctgggggggggggggggggggttgtcttcATCCAAGGCTGCTCTGCCCCCCAGCTGACCAGGCAGCCCTTCTCTCTGATACAGATGGCCGCCCAGAGGCAGCGGGCCCTAGCCATCATGTGCCGGGTCTATGTGGGCTCCATTTACTACGAGCTGGGAGAGGACACGATCCGGCAGGCCTTTGCCCCCTTTGGCCCAATCAAGAGCATTGACATGTCTTGGGATTCTGTCACCATGAAGCACAAGGTGTGTACAGTGAGTGTATTTTGTTGAGCGGGGAAAGCGCATGTCAGCGCTGCACagttggagccctggtggcgcagtggttcaatgcctgtactgcagccattcactcaaaaccacaaggttgcgagttcaagaccagcaaaagggcccaagctccactcaggcttgcatccttccgaggagggagctaaaatgagtacccagactgttgggggcaaattagcttacttgctaattagcttacttgctgttcaccgctatgatctttggaatagcggtatataaataaaacaaattattattattattattattattaagggcaTGGGGTGGGAGGTGCCCCCCGTCCATCTGTCTGCCTGCCCGCCCCCTTGCCTGGACCCTTGCCCTGCGTGTTGCCTCATGTGCACCTCTCTTTCTCCACCGCAGGGCTTTGCCTTCGTGGAATATGAGGTGCCTGAAGCAGCTCAGCTGGCCCTGGAGCAGATGAACTCGGTCATGCTGGGAGGCCGGAACATTAAGGTGCGTTGTCACGGTTGAGACTGGCGCCAGATGGAGCTCTGGCTGCTTGGGAGAGCTCAGTGTTGCCTATTGTGTATCTCTTGTGCATCCTGTTTCTTGGAGGTTTGCTCACaaatggagaggagaagggggGGTCTCTGTAGCCtaccacactcccccccccccaaatggttgGAGACTTTTCTCCTGTCTTCTGACACACTTCAGGTTTCATGAGGTTCTGTGCACACCTTCACAGACATCCGGGCTTTTAGCTGCTTATGCTTGTCTTCATTTGGAAGGAGAATCcagtagatcatagaatcatagagtttgaagagatcataaaggccatccaggccaaccccctgccatgcaggaactctcaaagcatttTTGCCCTCTTGCAGAATTACTGAGCAGGCACACACTTTCCCTTTGCTAAAGGGAGATATTTTAGGGGGCGGTCCAAGTTTGTCTCGAGGCCAACTCCTTTTGTTGGTGACTGAGGGTCCATGTTGCAGGTTGGAAGGCCCAGCAACATTGGCCAAGCCCAGCCGATTATCGATCAGCTGGCAGAGGAGGCCCGAGCCTTCAACCGCATCTACGTGGCCTCCGTCCACCAAGACCTCTCGGACGACGACATCAAGAGTGTCTTTGAGGCCTTTGGGAAGATCAAGTCCTGCACGCTGGCTCGAGACCCCACAACAGGGAAGCACAAGGGCTACGGGTTCATTGGTAAGCCCAGGGAGCGTTTCCTCACCCTAGCAGCATGGAGGCCTGGCTGGTTTTCCTTTGGTTTTGGGGCTGTTGGTCGCAGCATCTCTGTGGGGTGCATTTGCAAGGCTTTTTCATCTTGGCTGCATGTCGGTGGTGGCAGTGCTCCTGGTGATGGATTGCTGGCTGTGTTTTGGTTCTGTCTTGCCTCCTTGATTTTGATGAGTCAGTAGCCACTTTGGGCAGGGAAGCTGTCCTCCTTCACGGGCTGCTCTTTCCACAGAGTACGAGAAGGCGCAGTCTTCCCAAGATGCTGTCTCGTCCATGAACCTGTTTGACCTGGGAGGACAATACCTTCGTGTTGGCAAAGCTGTAACTCCCCCCATGCCTCTCCTCACTCCTGCGACCCCAGGGGGCCTCCCTCCGGCAGCGGCAGTAGCAGCGGCTGCGGCGACGGCAAAGATCACCGCTCAGGTGAAGGAGGGGTCAGGCCCAGTCCACCTggaagaggggagggagagcGAGACGCTGGGACCACTGTTGACCAGTCAGAAGTAGTGATTCCCCACTCCTTGTCATTAAAGTGCCCCATGCAGAGGACCAGTAGCACGAAATGTCTGGAGCTGCTCTGCTACTCTTGGATGGGAGCTCTTCCCCTCCCCTCGCCAGCCCCTGGCAATGCTACCAGACCCCAGTTCCGAGTGTGGGCCTCTGCAGAGTATCCTCTGGGTGGGCAGAGGATTGCATTTGCCAAAGGGAAGATTGAGGCTGCCCGGGGAAAGCTGACCTTGTACTGCCACCTCTTCTCTTGCAGGAAGCAGTGGCCGGAGTGACTGGGGCGGCTGTCCTGAGCACGCTAACGACGCCAGGACTGGTGACGCCAGCATTGACTTTGGCACAGCCCCTGGGGGCCTTGCCGCAGGCGGTGATGGCCGCTCAGGCACCAGGTGTCATCACAGGTGAGCCTAGGTGGAAAACTCCCTCCCCTTCCAGTCCGGTTTCTGTCTTTAGCTGGACCCTGCAATGTCCTCCCAGACACCGGGCATTCCTGGCCTGCTTCTGTGAATTTGTTGGATCCCTCATTAGAAACTCCTCATCCTGACGTTCTAGTGTTTTGTGTGCATAGATCTGGCCTGGCCAGGTTCTGTGGGCCATGCATCATTTTTTGCACTGTTGCTCCCTCTTATTGCACCCTTCGCGGTGAATTAGCTGCagtctctcctcttctccaggctttcaGTATCCTTGCTGAGGGCCACAGACCAGCCCTGCATAGTAGAGACAAACTAATTCTCCGAAGCCGTAATTTGGGTCTATACTCTTCCCTTTAAAATGGAATTGAGGCTGTCAGTGTAGAGGCTGTTAGCCGTGAGGGGGAAATTGAGCCTCTGTCTTTGGGGGCAGTCTACCTCTGAGCACAAGGTGCTGTGGCCTGTGTACTTCCTTTGTGTGCCTCAGAAGGGCCCTGACTTTGGGAGTCTCACCCTTGTGCCCTGCCAGTACTCTTGCTGCCCCATGGGGCCCATGCAGCAGTGGCGGCCATGGCTTCCCCCTTGCATTCTCCATGCGTGGCCCTTCCTCGTCTCACCCTGCCTTTATGgtcctgcttcccccccccccccccctgatgtAGCTTAGGAAAGAGCTCCTAAGAGGTCTTGGGCTTTGTGGGCTGCCTTTAGGGGCGCTGCCTTGAACACCTGTGCCTTTCTTCCAGGTGTCACTCCCGCTCGCCCACCCATTCCTGTCACCATTCCCCAGGTGGGTGTGGTGAACCCCATCCTGGCCAGCCCCCCAACACTGGGCCTCCTGGaggtgaagaaggagaaggaagaggaagaggtttTCCAAGAGTCTGAAAGGCCCGAGATGCTCAGCGAGCAGGAGCACATGAGTATCTCTGGCAGCAGCGCCCGCCACATGGTGATGCAGAAGCTGCTCCGGAAGCAGGAGGTGAGGGGAAGCGCCCGGGGGCCCTCCAGCCCCTGCCAGGGCTTCCTTGGGGCGGCCGCAGAGCGGGTGGGGGCACGGGCGGGAAGCACCGGGTGGGCAGCCTTGGTGGTCCCAGAGGCCTGAGggctcttgctctctgctctccCCGCAGTCAACGGTCATGGTCCTGCGCAACATGGTGGACCCCAAGGATATCGATGACGACTTGGAAGGCGAGGTGACCGAAGAGTGCGGCAAGTTTGGTGCCGTGAACAGGGTCATCATCTACCAAGAGAAGCAGGGCGAGGAGGAGGACGCGGAGATCATCGTGAAGATCTTTGTGGAGTTCTCCATGGCCTCAGAGACTCACAAGGCCATCCAGGCCCTGAACGGCCGCTGGTTTGCCGGCAGGAAGGTGGTGGCCGAGGTCTACGACCAGGAGCGCTTCGACAACAGCGACCTCTCGGCATGAACTCTGCTCCAGAGAGACTCTCCCCGCTTCCTCTCCCTCCCGCCGTGTTTGGGACGCCGCTGGGTCCGCGCCCGGCGCTCCCGCCATCTTTGTGTAGTTTGGATAAAAACGCAGGAAGAAAACCGCGTTCTGGCGTCTGTTGGTGTTCCGTCAGAGAATGGGTGGCGCGCGCGGGGAAGGgcaggcgggcgggcgggcggagAAGGCGGCAAGGGCCCTGCGCTGGGGCCAAGAGGCCAGGCAAGGGTCGGAGGGGggtcagaggagggcaagggctGCACAGGAGAGGCGCCCATGCTGCCCTGGGCTGCGAGGGTGGCGGATGGAGGCCTGGGCAGGAAGGCTGCTCTGAGGGACAggcggagggg
Encoded proteins:
- the PUF60 gene encoding poly(U)-binding-splicing factor PUF60 isoform X3, which produces MAAAATTAISLSTETVKVENGQSTAAKLGLPPLTPEQQEALQKAKKYAMEQSIKSVLVKQTIAHQQQQLTNLQMAAVTMGFGDPLSPLQSMAAQRQRALAIMCRVYVGSIYYELGEDTIRQAFAPFGPIKSIDMSWDSVTMKHKGFAFVEYEVPEAAQLALEQMNSVMLGGRNIKVGRPSNIGQAQPIIDQLAEEARAFNRIYVASVHQDLSDDDIKSVFEAFGKIKSCTLARDPTTGKHKGYGFIEYEKAQSSQDAVSSMNLFDLGGQYLRVGKAVTPPMPLLTPATPGGLPPAAAVAAAAATAKITAQEAVAGVTGAAVLSTLTTPGLVTPALTLAQPLGALPQAVMAAQAPGVITGVTPARPPIPVTIPQVGVVNPILASPPTLGLLEVKKEKEEEEVFQESERPEMLSEQEHMSISGSSARHMVMQKLLRKQESTVMVLRNMVDPKDIDDDLEGEVTEECGKFGAVNRVIIYQEKQGEEEDAEIIVKIFVEFSMASETHKAIQALNGRWFAGRKVVAEVYDQERFDNSDLSA
- the PUF60 gene encoding poly(U)-binding-splicing factor PUF60 isoform X2, with the protein product MALPSPPPSPRSPGGDAPGGPPEPAPARQSTETVKVENGQSTAAKLGLPPLTPEQQEALQKAKKYAMEQSIKSVLVKQTIAHQQQQLTNLQMAAQRQRALAIMCRVYVGSIYYELGEDTIRQAFAPFGPIKSIDMSWDSVTMKHKGFAFVEYEVPEAAQLALEQMNSVMLGGRNIKVGRPSNIGQAQPIIDQLAEEARAFNRIYVASVHQDLSDDDIKSVFEAFGKIKSCTLARDPTTGKHKGYGFIEYEKAQSSQDAVSSMNLFDLGGQYLRVGKAVTPPMPLLTPATPGGLPPAAAVAAAAATAKITAQEAVAGVTGAAVLSTLTTPGLVTPALTLAQPLGALPQAVMAAQAPGVITGVTPARPPIPVTIPQVGVVNPILASPPTLGLLEVKKEKEEEEVFQESERPEMLSEQEHMSISGSSARHMVMQKLLRKQESTVMVLRNMVDPKDIDDDLEGEVTEECGKFGAVNRVIIYQEKQGEEEDAEIIVKIFVEFSMASETHKAIQALNGRWFAGRKVVAEVYDQERFDNSDLSA
- the PUF60 gene encoding poly(U)-binding-splicing factor PUF60 isoform X1 translates to MALPSPPPSPRSPGGDAPGGPPEPAPARQSTETVKVENGQSTAAKLGLPPLTPEQQEALQKAKKYAMEQSIKSVLVKQTIAHQQQQLTNLQMAAVTMGFGDPLSPLQSMAAQRQRALAIMCRVYVGSIYYELGEDTIRQAFAPFGPIKSIDMSWDSVTMKHKGFAFVEYEVPEAAQLALEQMNSVMLGGRNIKVGRPSNIGQAQPIIDQLAEEARAFNRIYVASVHQDLSDDDIKSVFEAFGKIKSCTLARDPTTGKHKGYGFIEYEKAQSSQDAVSSMNLFDLGGQYLRVGKAVTPPMPLLTPATPGGLPPAAAVAAAAATAKITAQEAVAGVTGAAVLSTLTTPGLVTPALTLAQPLGALPQAVMAAQAPGVITGVTPARPPIPVTIPQVGVVNPILASPPTLGLLEVKKEKEEEEVFQESERPEMLSEQEHMSISGSSARHMVMQKLLRKQESTVMVLRNMVDPKDIDDDLEGEVTEECGKFGAVNRVIIYQEKQGEEEDAEIIVKIFVEFSMASETHKAIQALNGRWFAGRKVVAEVYDQERFDNSDLSA